The region AGCCGTTCAGTGAAGAAACAGGAAGCCAGTGAGATGTTAAAGAAGACCCTTTTAGCCGTCCATCGGCTTTATGAACTTGAATCCAAGAGGCAAGGCACGACATAAAAAAAAGCGGCATAACCAATGAACCTTTCCACCTTAAAACTGCCGCCAACCTGTCCAACCAATGGGGTCCACCTCTTTCTATTGTTAATAATTGGCAGTCGCCTGTGAAATTGACCTGTTCAGAATGTGGTAACAAGATTGACAACAAGGATGTAAAAATCTGTCCAGTATGCAATGTGAATTTCTAAAAGGGGGTTTTTATGAAACGGATTGGGATGATCGGTCTAGTATTCGTTGGATTCGTTGCAGGAATACTTCTCGTTAATACCTATAGCGGGAGGATAAGTATCGCAAAGGCAGAAAATGTAGCGAACACATCTGAACAAGATGCATATAAATTAGCTAACATGACCCGACCGTACCCCTTTAGGTACCCTCCGACGGGCTCGGAGGAGCGCATCATTTGATTAATCCATGGGCGGTTTCATGGGAGGTTTTCGGGAATTTGGCAATGGAAAGATCAGTGGACCTGACATGAGCAAGCATGAACTTCGAGCGCCCCTTCCCTCGACCAAGCTCCTTTCCCCTCGGCAGGCTCGGGACAGGCGACAAGCTCAAGGCAGGCGGGACAGGCCCTCCGACGCGCTTCGCTTGCTCAGGATTCTAAAGAGTGCTCGTGACCGTGGCCAGATTTAATGTAGTCCCTGCTTTTGCTAAGGTTTCTTAGTCTTTTCATGTCACCATCAATCAGAGCTTCCTTCTTGATACGAGACCAGGATTTGAGCTGGTGTTCGCGGATGGTGGGTTTGGGAAGGGCTATCTGAAGTGTCGGTTAACGAATGCACGACCGGAACCGGATTTCAAATACTTCTCAAATGCTAACGCTCTTCTATCATCTGGAATTCTGAAGGCCACCAAAAGGTCCTAAGGCTTAAATCTTGAAGTATGTGGCGATTGACCAAAATTGTGCTGACTTAAGCGGCGATTCAAATTTCGTGTATGGCCGACATAGTACTGTTTGACATGGTTGATACTCTGAATGACATAGACATATTTCATCACTCAATCTCCTGTTGGTCAACGACAATTACACTTCCCCCCCAGCGACAATTACACTTCCCTGGTGTTTGGTTGACACTGACGGGTCAACATCTATTTTCAGTTGCCTTGATGTTGTTTTGCCTGCTTGGCCCGATAACTGTCGTTGTTCAGCTCAAGGATGGTTGAGTGGTGAACCAGGCGGTCGATAGCGGCGGCAGTGGTCATCGGATCTTTAAAGATCCTGTCCCACTCACTGAAGACCAGGTTGGAAGTAATCATCAGGCTGCGCCGTTCGTATCGTTCAGAAAGGAAAGTGAACAGTACCTCCATCTCCTCACGGCTTTGCTTCACATAACC is a window of bacterium BMS3Abin14 DNA encoding:
- a CDS encoding transposase; translated protein: MLIAKRELAIEKMLKKLDRFDVVVLDDIGYVKQSREEMEVLFTFLSERYERRSLMITSNLVFSEWDRIFKDPMTTAAAIDRLVHHSTILELNNDSYRAKQAKQHQGN